One part of the Granulicella arctica genome encodes these proteins:
- the thrS gene encoding threonine--tRNA ligase — protein sequence MTIRVQLPDGSVREVAQGTTPYDVAMSISPRLAAAVVVARIRPLTAAAGVVATEDEGSEEAMYAGHETGERVVDLSTPMVEDVALELLKESDEASLKVVRHSAAHVMATAILELFPETKLGHGPATDAGFFYDVYREVPFTEEDLAAIEKKMTEVVARDEKFVRVEESREKGLTDYAAQGEFMKVHFIERFTKPGDEISLYKNGGFTDFCRGPHVPSTGRVKAFKVMSIAGAYWLGDENNQQLQRIYGTAFYNAKDLDAHFKRLEEIKARDHRVLGKQLDLFSIQEVAGPGLIFWHPKGSLIRKEMEDWMREECIRRGYNLVYTPHIMKRELWKISGHDGVYSKDMFPAMELDDAEYRVKPMNCPGHTLIYKNSPKSYRDLPVRYAEFGNVYRYERSGTMHGLLRVRGFTQDDAHIFCTPEQIGGEIEACLDFAEAVLKNFGFEEYRVELSTRDPKKAGDFFGSAEDWANSEGALRDVLTRRGLTFQTFPGEAAFYGPKIDVKLVDVLGRMWQLSTVQFDFNLPKRFELEYTGEDGEKHQPVMVHRALFGSVERFFGVLIEHYAGAFPVWLAPVQVGLVPISEKHLEYALAVKSRLEAAGLRVELDQRNEKMNAKIREFTLQKVPFVLVMGDKEAASDAVSVRTRGKGDEGSVSVGEFVARAVGLRDGHAMEL from the coding sequence ATGACGATTCGAGTACAGCTTCCTGATGGTTCGGTGCGCGAGGTGGCGCAGGGTACAACTCCGTATGACGTGGCGATGAGTATTTCGCCGAGGCTGGCGGCGGCGGTGGTGGTGGCGCGGATTCGTCCGCTGACGGCTGCGGCGGGTGTGGTGGCTACGGAGGATGAGGGATCGGAGGAGGCCATGTACGCCGGGCATGAGACGGGGGAGCGGGTGGTGGACCTGTCGACTCCGATGGTGGAGGATGTGGCGCTGGAGCTGCTGAAGGAGAGCGACGAGGCGTCGCTGAAGGTGGTGCGGCACTCGGCGGCGCATGTGATGGCGACGGCGATTCTGGAGCTGTTTCCGGAGACGAAGCTGGGGCATGGTCCGGCGACGGATGCTGGGTTCTTCTATGACGTGTATCGCGAGGTGCCGTTTACGGAGGAGGACCTCGCCGCGATTGAGAAGAAGATGACGGAGGTGGTGGCGCGGGATGAGAAGTTTGTGCGCGTGGAGGAGTCGCGCGAGAAGGGTTTGACGGACTATGCGGCGCAGGGCGAGTTCATGAAGGTGCACTTCATCGAGCGGTTTACGAAGCCGGGCGACGAGATTTCGCTGTATAAGAATGGCGGGTTCACGGACTTCTGCCGGGGGCCGCATGTGCCTTCGACGGGGCGGGTGAAGGCGTTCAAGGTGATGTCGATTGCGGGCGCTTATTGGTTGGGGGATGAGAACAACCAGCAGTTGCAGCGGATCTATGGAACGGCGTTTTATAACGCGAAGGATCTGGATGCGCACTTCAAGCGGCTGGAGGAGATCAAGGCGCGTGACCATCGTGTGCTGGGCAAGCAGCTCGATCTTTTTTCGATCCAGGAGGTGGCGGGACCGGGGCTGATCTTCTGGCATCCGAAGGGCTCGCTGATCCGCAAGGAGATGGAAGACTGGATGCGTGAAGAATGTATCCGTCGTGGTTACAATTTGGTGTATACGCCGCACATTATGAAGCGCGAGCTGTGGAAGATCTCGGGCCATGACGGGGTGTACTCGAAGGATATGTTTCCGGCGATGGAGCTGGACGATGCGGAGTATCGGGTGAAGCCGATGAACTGTCCGGGGCATACGCTGATCTATAAGAACTCACCGAAGAGCTATCGCGATCTGCCGGTGCGGTATGCGGAGTTTGGCAATGTGTATCGCTATGAGCGTTCGGGCACGATGCATGGGCTGCTGCGCGTGCGTGGGTTTACGCAGGACGATGCGCACATCTTCTGCACGCCGGAGCAGATCGGCGGGGAGATTGAGGCGTGCCTCGATTTTGCGGAGGCGGTGCTGAAGAACTTCGGCTTCGAGGAGTATCGTGTGGAGCTGTCGACACGTGATCCGAAGAAGGCTGGGGATTTCTTTGGGTCGGCTGAGGACTGGGCGAACTCGGAGGGTGCGTTGCGGGATGTGCTGACGCGGCGTGGGCTGACGTTCCAGACGTTTCCGGGTGAGGCGGCGTTTTATGGTCCGAAGATCGATGTGAAGCTGGTGGATGTGCTGGGGCGGATGTGGCAGCTATCGACGGTGCAGTTCGACTTCAATCTGCCGAAGCGCTTTGAGCTGGAGTACACGGGCGAGGATGGCGAGAAGCATCAGCCGGTGATGGTGCATCGTGCGCTGTTTGGATCGGTCGAGCGCTTCTTTGGGGTGCTGATTGAGCACTATGCTGGCGCGTTTCCGGTGTGGCTGGCTCCGGTGCAGGTGGGGTTGGTGCCTATCTCGGAGAAGCATCTGGAGTATGCGCTTGCGGTGAAGAGCCGGTTGGAGGCGGCGGGCTTGCGGGTGGAGCTCGACCAGCGGAACGAGAAGATGAACGCGAAGATTCGTGAGTTCACGTTGCAGAAGGTTCCGTTTGTGCTGGTGATGGGGGATAAGGAAGCGGCGAGCGATGCGGTAAGTGTGCGGACTCGCGGCAAAGGTGATGAGGGGAGTGTTTCGGTTGGGGAGTTTGTGGCTCGGGCAGTTGGATTGCGGGATGGTCATGCTATGGAGTTGTAG
- a CDS encoding DUF1475 family protein, whose translation MKIFLKILFSAVFLWMIGMTVHVQAYKSIGLSPNEFFWATSPWACATLFDAYFGFLTFFVWVCFKETKVWVKVLWFVLIMMLGNIAMSGYVLIQLFRLKAEEPASAVLSRRN comes from the coding sequence ATGAAAATTTTTCTCAAAATTTTGTTCTCTGCTGTTTTTCTCTGGATGATTGGCATGACGGTGCATGTGCAGGCGTACAAATCCATTGGGCTGTCGCCGAACGAGTTCTTCTGGGCGACGAGTCCGTGGGCTTGCGCGACGCTGTTCGACGCTTACTTCGGCTTCCTGACGTTCTTTGTTTGGGTGTGCTTCAAGGAGACAAAGGTCTGGGTTAAGGTTCTCTGGTTTGTCCTCATCATGATGCTGGGCAATATTGCGATGTCCGGCTATGTCCTTATCCAGCTCTTTCGTCTTAAAGCGGAAGAGCCCGCATCGGCTGTACTGAGTCGCAGAAATTAA
- a CDS encoding DUF1295 domain-containing protein encodes MIVTLLVSGTALCCVTMLGLFVVQQRTENAGYVDVGWSYNLGLLGLLYAGLGSSSALPRWTLAAMAMLWSLRLGTHILRRVHGHAEEGRYAALRQHWGQHTGLKFFFFFQAQAILDVLLSLPFLLVAIDRNGSAAFTSIQVVAIALFLVAIAGEALADGQLARFKRTAAKGAVCEMGLWSYSRHPNYFFEWLIWVAYALFATSTCFGWFAWTAPALMLLFLFKVTGIPYTEAQSLRSKGEAYARYQRTTSVFIPWFKKEPTL; translated from the coding sequence ATGATTGTCACTCTCCTGGTTTCAGGAACTGCGCTCTGTTGCGTGACGATGCTTGGGCTCTTCGTTGTTCAGCAGCGGACTGAGAATGCAGGCTATGTGGATGTTGGGTGGAGTTACAACCTCGGCTTGCTAGGGTTGCTCTACGCGGGGCTTGGCTCCTCCTCTGCTCTTCCGCGCTGGACTCTTGCTGCGATGGCTATGCTTTGGTCGCTGCGGCTGGGCACGCATATTCTTCGCCGCGTCCATGGGCATGCTGAGGAGGGCCGCTATGCTGCTCTTCGCCAGCATTGGGGCCAGCACACGGGGCTTAAGTTCTTTTTCTTTTTTCAGGCGCAGGCGATTCTCGATGTGCTGCTCTCGCTGCCGTTTCTTCTTGTTGCGATCGACCGCAATGGCTCGGCAGCTTTTACCTCGATTCAGGTTGTTGCGATTGCGCTCTTTCTCGTTGCCATTGCCGGTGAAGCTCTGGCGGATGGGCAACTGGCTCGCTTCAAGCGCACGGCCGCGAAGGGCGCGGTCTGCGAGATGGGTCTGTGGAGCTACTCGCGCCATCCCAACTATTTTTTTGAGTGGCTCATCTGGGTTGCTTACGCTCTCTTCGCCACGTCCACATGCTTCGGCTGGTTTGCGTGGACTGCCCCTGCGCTTATGCTCCTCTTTCTCTTCAAGGTTACGGGCATTCCGTACACGGAGGCGCAATCGCTTCGCAGCAAGGGCGAAGCGTACGCCCGCTATCAGCGCACGACTTCGGTCTTCATTCCATGGTTCAAGAAAGAGCCCACCCTATGA
- the purE gene encoding 5-(carboxyamino)imidazole ribonucleotide mutase: MPNAPQVGVIMGSRSDYTVMQAAVEILREFNIPHEVRVVSAHRTPDLLFDYAATAIHRGLRVIIAGAGGAAHLPGMVAAKTVVPVLGVPIPATALQGMDALLSIVQMPKGIPVGTLAIGKPGAANAALLAVAILATTDPTLQQKLIAWRETRSNEVLAQTIDDTETIA; encoded by the coding sequence ATGCCAAACGCACCACAAGTCGGCGTCATCATGGGCAGCCGCAGCGACTACACCGTCATGCAAGCCGCCGTCGAGATCCTCCGCGAGTTCAACATCCCCCACGAGGTCCGCGTCGTCTCCGCCCACCGCACCCCCGACCTCCTCTTCGACTACGCCGCCACCGCCATCCACCGCGGCCTCCGCGTCATCATCGCCGGAGCAGGCGGTGCCGCCCACCTCCCCGGCATGGTCGCCGCCAAGACCGTCGTCCCCGTCCTCGGTGTCCCCATCCCCGCCACCGCCCTCCAGGGTATGGACGCGCTCCTCTCCATCGTCCAGATGCCCAAAGGCATCCCCGTCGGCACCCTCGCCATCGGCAAGCCCGGAGCCGCCAACGCCGCCCTGCTCGCCGTCGCCATCCTCGCCACCACCGACCCCACCCTGCAACAGAAACTCATCGCCTGGCGCGAAACCCGCAGTAACGAAGTCCTCGCCCAGACCATCGACGATACAGAGACCATCGCATGA
- a CDS encoding winged helix-turn-helix domain-containing protein → MELPTTTVLRIGDWSVSPTTGEISRDGETARVEVRTMRLLLCLAERAGEVVSIDDLLKQVWPDVVVSSDSVYQAVASLRRLLGDDPKRPAYIATVPRLGYRMVAAVSRGEDQRDQAAEAEAVTLVAGEALGSGSGSRFRAGFLWSAGGVFCCLLGVAFLAFLFHSRVANSYQAHLAGSVAVAPQPQKSIAVLPFLDLTEGMKEGEFADGMTEELIDKLSKVPGLQVPGATSSFYYRDKELPVADIARALGVAYVLDGSVRKSGERLRVAARLVRADNGYVVWSESYDRPFHDILMVQDDIAGEVTKALKAAAEFKGR, encoded by the coding sequence ATGGAGCTTCCGACTACGACAGTGCTTCGTATTGGCGACTGGAGCGTTTCTCCGACGACCGGTGAGATTTCACGCGATGGAGAGACCGCGCGGGTGGAGGTTCGGACGATGCGGCTGCTGCTGTGCCTGGCGGAGCGTGCGGGCGAGGTGGTGAGCATCGATGATTTGCTGAAGCAGGTGTGGCCTGATGTGGTGGTCTCTTCGGACTCGGTGTATCAGGCGGTGGCGTCGCTTCGGCGGTTGCTTGGGGACGATCCCAAGCGGCCTGCTTATATCGCTACGGTGCCGCGGCTGGGGTATCGGATGGTGGCGGCGGTGAGCCGTGGGGAGGATCAGCGGGATCAAGCTGCGGAGGCTGAAGCGGTGACGCTGGTGGCTGGCGAGGCGCTGGGGTCGGGCTCGGGGTCGCGCTTTCGGGCGGGCTTTCTGTGGTCTGCCGGAGGGGTGTTTTGCTGCTTGCTCGGCGTTGCGTTTCTGGCTTTCCTGTTCCATAGCAGGGTTGCAAATAGTTATCAGGCGCATCTGGCGGGGTCGGTTGCGGTGGCTCCGCAGCCGCAGAAGTCGATTGCTGTGCTGCCGTTTCTCGATCTGACGGAGGGGATGAAAGAGGGCGAGTTCGCCGATGGCATGACGGAGGAGCTGATCGACAAGCTGAGCAAGGTTCCGGGGCTTCAGGTGCCGGGAGCTACGTCGTCGTTCTATTACAGGGATAAGGAGTTACCTGTTGCGGATATTGCCAGGGCGCTGGGTGTGGCGTATGTGCTGGATGGGAGTGTGCGGAAGTCGGGTGAGCGGTTGCGGGTGGCGGCGCGGCTGGTTCGTGCGGACAACGGGTATGTGGTGTGGTCGGAGAGCTATGATCGGCCGTTCCACGACATCTTGATGGTTCAGGATGATATTGCGGGTGAGGTGACGAAGGCGCTGAAGGCGGCTGCGGAGTTTAAGGGGCGGTAG
- a CDS encoding SAM-dependent methyltransferase, whose amino-acid sequence MSTQATTTYPNATLLDLTSNLVERDLIPDAVLRIAIRRLLAKRLRDEERGGLEGQTGYLRQLIQQIKISRIALNTQEANEQHYEVPPRFFELTLGRRLKYSSGYWPAGVDTLDASEEAMLALTVERARIVDGHEILELGCGWGSLTLYMAEHFPNSAITAVSNSAPQREFIEAKLRAMGREDVRIVTCDMNTFSPGGTFDRVVSVEMFEHMRNYEELLSRVASWMRPEALLFVHIFTHKQFSYPFEVRDASDWMAKHFFTGGIMPGDNLLLNFQRDVEITDHWMMSGTHYQRTSRAWLDKTDEHREEVLQLFEQTYAGTLPPKRRRREANMWLVRWRLFYMACEELWGYDNGNEWGVSHYLFHRRG is encoded by the coding sequence ATGAGCACGCAGGCCACAACGACTTATCCCAACGCCACGCTTCTTGACCTCACCAGCAATCTGGTTGAGCGCGATCTTATCCCTGATGCTGTGCTTCGCATTGCGATCCGCCGCCTGCTTGCGAAGCGGCTGCGGGACGAGGAGCGTGGCGGGCTCGAAGGCCAAACCGGTTATCTGCGCCAGCTTATCCAGCAGATCAAGATCAGCCGGATCGCGCTTAACACACAGGAGGCGAACGAGCAGCACTATGAGGTGCCGCCGCGCTTCTTTGAGCTTACGCTTGGCAGACGGCTGAAGTACTCGTCAGGCTACTGGCCTGCGGGTGTCGACACGCTGGATGCTTCCGAGGAGGCGATGCTGGCGCTTACGGTTGAGCGTGCACGGATCGTCGATGGGCACGAGATTCTTGAGCTTGGTTGCGGTTGGGGCTCGCTTACGCTTTACATGGCTGAGCATTTTCCCAACAGTGCTATTACTGCCGTCTCCAACTCTGCGCCGCAGCGGGAGTTTATCGAAGCCAAACTGCGCGCTATGGGCCGCGAAGACGTTCGCATCGTTACCTGCGACATGAATACGTTCTCGCCTGGCGGGACCTTTGACCGCGTTGTATCGGTTGAGATGTTCGAACACATGCGCAACTATGAAGAGCTGCTCTCGCGGGTTGCCTCGTGGATGCGGCCTGAGGCTCTGCTCTTTGTTCACATCTTCACGCATAAGCAGTTCAGCTATCCGTTTGAGGTTCGCGATGCGAGCGACTGGATGGCGAAACACTTCTTCACCGGGGGCATTATGCCTGGCGACAATCTGCTTCTCAACTTTCAGCGCGATGTAGAGATTACGGATCACTGGATGATGTCGGGCACACACTATCAGCGCACCTCAAGGGCTTGGCTCGACAAGACGGACGAGCATCGCGAAGAGGTTCTCCAGCTCTTTGAACAGACGTATGCGGGTACGCTTCCGCCGAAGCGCCGCCGGAGGGAAGCGAATATGTGGCTTGTCCGGTGGCGCCTCTTCTATATGGCCTGCGAGGAGCTTTGGGGCTATGACAATGGCAACGAGTGGGGCGTGTCGCATTACCTCTTTCATCGTCGAGGGTAG
- a CDS encoding NAD(P)/FAD-dependent oxidoreductase, translating to MSTIAVIGSGISGMSVAWLLSRGGHQVWLYEREARLGGHTHTHAVETSKGIRPIDTGFIVHNDRTYPNLVRLLRQLGVERQKSNMSFGVRCDRTRTEYSSRGLRGFFADKKNLLRPSHYKLFREMVRFNRRSTELIERGEQLDMTLREYLQRENFSAALRDLYLYPMACSVWSTSMDRIDEFPAMTLLRFFYNHGFLTVNKHPQWYVVKGGSSRYIKPLTAPYSERVVLGAKISKVSAFDQGTTVHFADGATTHFDEVVFACHAPQALALIDNPTQEESNILGAMTTTPNRTVLHTDSRLLPRRKDARASWNYHRTTQTTAPTLTYDMNRLQSLDTAEKFCVTLNQVNAVRRESVVKDLQYAHPLYTMDAVRAQGQWAEISGRRHLHFCGAYWFYGFHEDGLNSAIRVAKSLGVEW from the coding sequence ATGAGCACAATCGCAGTGATTGGGTCCGGGATCTCCGGCATGAGCGTCGCATGGCTGCTTTCTCGCGGCGGCCACCAGGTCTGGCTGTACGAGCGCGAAGCCCGGCTCGGCGGCCACACGCACACCCATGCGGTAGAGACGAGCAAGGGAATCCGGCCAATCGACACAGGCTTCATCGTGCACAACGACCGCACCTATCCCAATCTGGTGCGCCTCCTTCGCCAGCTCGGCGTCGAACGCCAGAAGAGCAATATGTCCTTCGGCGTCCGTTGCGATCGAACCCGTACGGAGTACAGCAGCCGCGGCCTGCGCGGCTTCTTCGCAGACAAAAAAAACCTGCTCCGCCCTTCGCACTACAAACTCTTTCGCGAGATGGTACGTTTCAACCGTCGCTCAACAGAGCTGATAGAACGCGGCGAACAGTTGGACATGACACTCCGCGAGTACCTGCAACGCGAAAATTTTTCTGCCGCTCTCCGCGATCTGTATCTCTATCCCATGGCCTGTTCCGTGTGGTCCACATCGATGGACCGCATCGATGAATTTCCCGCCATGACACTCCTGCGCTTCTTCTACAACCACGGATTCCTCACCGTAAACAAACATCCGCAGTGGTATGTCGTAAAGGGCGGAAGCTCGCGCTACATCAAACCCCTCACCGCTCCCTACAGTGAACGCGTCGTATTAGGCGCAAAGATCAGTAAAGTATCCGCGTTCGACCAAGGCACAACAGTCCACTTTGCGGATGGCGCAACAACACACTTCGATGAGGTCGTCTTTGCCTGCCACGCTCCGCAGGCGCTGGCCTTGATTGACAACCCGACACAGGAAGAATCCAACATACTCGGTGCGATGACCACCACGCCGAACCGCACAGTGCTCCATACCGATTCGCGATTGCTCCCTCGTCGTAAAGATGCACGAGCCTCCTGGAACTATCACCGCACAACACAAACAACAGCCCCGACTCTCACCTATGACATGAACCGCCTACAGTCGTTGGATACGGCGGAGAAGTTCTGCGTAACCTTGAACCAGGTGAATGCCGTACGCCGTGAGTCCGTCGTGAAGGACCTCCAATACGCGCATCCTCTCTACACCATGGATGCAGTGCGCGCGCAGGGCCAGTGGGCCGAAATCAGCGGCAGGCGGCATCTCCACTTCTGCGGAGCGTACTGGTTCTACGGCTTCCACGAAGATGGCTTGAACTCAGCGATCCGTGTCGCGAAATCGCTCGGAGTGGAGTGGTAG
- a CDS encoding YceI family protein codes for MTFKKLFNVCALGGLVLTLCAMPSARIAAADPATQPAQKRMPQTLPTSGTYNIDPNHSFAYFGARHHVVGLVRGRFDKVAGTITASQDPAACSIDITIDASSISTQNTERDEDLRSPDYFDVKKFPTMTYHGRGIRHVSGSAWTMDGSLTMHGVTKVVPLTFTFNGMDSSVEPGNPARASFHGLAATRRAEFGMGNRDNLFELGSSTTPDVQIEIDVEVSAKSSPQ; via the coding sequence ATGACGTTCAAGAAACTGTTCAATGTATGCGCACTGGGTGGGTTGGTTCTTACTCTTTGCGCGATGCCTTCGGCCAGGATTGCCGCGGCCGATCCTGCCACACAACCGGCTCAGAAGAGGATGCCCCAGACACTCCCCACCTCAGGGACATACAACATCGATCCGAATCACAGCTTCGCGTACTTCGGCGCTCGTCACCATGTGGTCGGACTGGTGCGTGGCAGGTTCGACAAGGTTGCGGGAACCATCACCGCATCGCAAGACCCAGCCGCATGCAGTATCGACATCACGATCGACGCCTCCAGCATCAGCACACAGAACACCGAGCGCGACGAGGACCTGCGCAGCCCCGACTACTTCGACGTAAAGAAATTCCCGACGATGACCTACCACGGTCGCGGCATTCGCCATGTATCTGGAAGCGCCTGGACGATGGACGGCTCCTTGACCATGCATGGCGTCACAAAGGTCGTGCCACTGACGTTCACCTTCAACGGAATGGATTCCTCCGTTGAGCCCGGCAACCCCGCACGCGCGTCGTTCCATGGATTAGCCGCAACCAGGCGCGCCGAATTCGGGATGGGCAACCGCGACAATCTCTTCGAACTCGGTTCGTCCACAACGCCCGACGTCCAGATCGAAATCGATGTAGAAGTCTCCGCAAAATCCTCACCCCAATGA
- a CDS encoding acyl-CoA desaturase gives MVEKTHEVTGRTPYQLGAVVPFFVIHMACLAVFFIPFRWSYVAWAVALYIIRMFGVTAGYHRYFSHRSFKLGRTAQFCLAFLAETSAQKGVLWWAAHHRVHHQVSDEVEDIHSPEQDGFWWAHIGWVLSNEHDEYDSRLIKDFSKFPELRWISKYFLLPPTALSLALLAIGGWPLFLWGFCVSTVVLFHGTFLINSVAHVWGTRRFDTPDHSRNNFLLALITLGEGWHNNHHKYMYACRQGLRWWEIDVTYYLLRGLKAVGIVHEIRGVRLPQETQQSQ, from the coding sequence ATGGTAGAGAAGACGCATGAAGTAACGGGACGGACCCCCTACCAGCTCGGGGCGGTCGTGCCGTTCTTCGTGATCCACATGGCATGTCTCGCGGTTTTCTTTATCCCATTTCGTTGGAGCTATGTGGCCTGGGCCGTTGCCCTCTACATCATCCGCATGTTTGGCGTAACAGCCGGATACCACCGCTACTTCAGCCACCGGTCATTCAAACTCGGACGCACCGCTCAGTTCTGCCTCGCGTTTCTCGCCGAGACCTCCGCCCAGAAGGGTGTCCTCTGGTGGGCAGCGCATCACCGCGTGCATCATCAGGTTTCAGACGAGGTGGAAGACATTCACTCGCCCGAGCAGGATGGCTTCTGGTGGGCCCACATAGGCTGGGTCCTCAGCAACGAACACGACGAATACGACAGCCGCTTAATCAAAGACTTTTCGAAGTTCCCCGAGCTCCGTTGGATCAGCAAATACTTCCTGCTGCCCCCGACAGCTCTGAGCCTCGCTCTGCTCGCCATCGGCGGCTGGCCCTTGTTCCTCTGGGGCTTCTGCGTCTCGACAGTAGTCCTCTTCCACGGAACCTTCCTCATCAACTCCGTGGCGCACGTCTGGGGAACGCGGCGGTTTGATACACCCGACCACAGCCGCAACAACTTCCTCCTCGCGCTCATTACCCTCGGCGAAGGCTGGCACAACAATCACCACAAATACATGTACGCCTGCCGTCAGGGCCTCCGCTGGTGGGAGATCGATGTGACCTACTACCTTCTCCGCGGATTGAAAGCCGTCGGCATTGTCCACGAGATTCGCGGCGTCCGCCTGCCACAGGAGACGCAACAATCACAATGA
- the purK gene encoding 5-(carboxyamino)imidazole ribonucleotide synthase: MSNPILPGATIGIFGGGQLGRMTAMAARAMGYRIQVLDPDPACPARFVVDSCIEAGWDDTREAANLARGCDVVTLEIEQISPASMAAAAALTPVRPGGAMLAIIQDRIAQKDWLHRNGFPIGDYRAVHSLDELRAAIPALGGKCFCKSAQGGYDGRGQGKVGFNPNISFSSAADAEAELHGAWQALGEGPGVVEQAVDLEREISVLVARTPSGEVAVYPAAWNHHEHQILAWSVIPAPIPAPLEAEARRIATAIAEAFHLEGILAVELFVTTSGQLLVNELAPRPHNSYHASERACVTGQFEQLVRAVCDLPLGAVDVVQPAAIANLLGEVWLNPDGTPREPHFDAALSVPGLRLHLYEKLRPRKGRKMGHLSAVANTPDEAVARVLQAMELL, encoded by the coding sequence ATGAGCAACCCCATCCTTCCCGGCGCCACCATCGGTATCTTCGGCGGCGGCCAGCTCGGCCGCATGACCGCCATGGCCGCCCGCGCCATGGGCTACCGCATCCAGGTCCTCGACCCCGATCCCGCCTGCCCCGCCCGCTTCGTCGTCGATAGCTGCATCGAGGCCGGTTGGGACGACACCCGCGAGGCCGCCAACCTCGCCCGCGGCTGCGACGTCGTCACCCTCGAGATCGAACAGATCTCCCCCGCCAGCATGGCCGCCGCCGCCGCCCTCACCCCCGTTCGCCCCGGCGGCGCCATGCTCGCCATCATCCAGGACCGCATCGCCCAAAAAGACTGGCTCCACCGCAACGGCTTCCCCATCGGCGACTACCGCGCCGTCCATTCCCTCGACGAGCTCCGCGCCGCCATCCCCGCCCTCGGCGGCAAGTGCTTCTGCAAGTCCGCCCAGGGCGGTTACGACGGACGCGGCCAAGGCAAAGTCGGCTTCAACCCGAACATCTCCTTCAGCTCCGCCGCGGACGCCGAAGCCGAGCTCCACGGCGCATGGCAGGCCCTCGGCGAAGGCCCCGGCGTCGTCGAGCAGGCCGTAGACCTCGAACGCGAGATCTCCGTCCTCGTCGCCCGCACCCCCTCCGGAGAGGTCGCCGTCTACCCCGCCGCCTGGAACCACCACGAGCACCAGATCCTCGCCTGGAGCGTCATCCCCGCCCCCATCCCCGCACCCCTAGAGGCCGAGGCCCGCCGCATCGCCACCGCCATCGCCGAAGCCTTCCACCTCGAAGGCATCCTCGCCGTCGAGCTCTTCGTCACCACCTCCGGCCAGCTTTTAGTCAACGAGCTAGCCCCCCGCCCCCACAACAGCTACCACGCCAGCGAGCGCGCCTGCGTCACCGGCCAGTTCGAGCAGCTCGTCCGCGCCGTCTGCGATCTGCCCCTCGGCGCCGTCGACGTCGTCCAGCCCGCTGCCATCGCCAACCTCCTCGGCGAGGTCTGGCTCAACCCCGACGGCACCCCCCGAGAGCCCCACTTCGACGCCGCCCTCTCCGTCCCCGGCCTGCGCCTCCACCTCTACGAAAAGCTCCGCCCCCGCAAAGGCCGCAAGATGGGCCACCTCTCCGCCGTAGCCAACACCCCCGACGAAGCCGTAGCCCGCGTCCTCCAGGCCATGGAGCTCCTCTAA
- a CDS encoding DUF2062 domain-containing protein translates to MSSLAQRRLMDAVKGLLLQGITPQKLALSLACGILLGVFPVMGTTTALCAVAALVLRLNLPASQLVNYAIYPLQLALIVPFIRMGQRLTRSQQTRMTLAQMVQLARTDQMKAFHLLWRMALQGIVAWAIFAAIALPLFYWLLFRAIRRIQCEIQTRRVAAELA, encoded by the coding sequence ATGTCTTCACTCGCACAGCGCAGGTTGATGGATGCCGTGAAGGGCTTGCTGCTCCAGGGCATCACGCCGCAGAAGCTCGCGCTGTCGCTCGCCTGCGGCATCCTGCTGGGGGTCTTTCCGGTGATGGGTACGACTACGGCGCTTTGCGCTGTTGCTGCGCTTGTGCTTCGGCTGAACCTGCCGGCCAGCCAGTTGGTCAACTACGCTATCTATCCTTTGCAGCTTGCGCTGATTGTGCCGTTTATCCGGATGGGGCAGCGGCTGACGCGTTCGCAGCAGACCAGGATGACGCTCGCGCAGATGGTTCAGCTTGCCAGGACGGATCAGATGAAAGCTTTTCACCTGCTGTGGCGGATGGCGTTGCAGGGCATCGTTGCCTGGGCGATCTTTGCTGCGATTGCGTTGCCGCTCTTCTACTGGCTGCTCTTCCGGGCTATCCGGAGGATTCAGTGCGAGATACAGACTCGCCGGGTCGCCGCGGAGCTTGCATGA